The Paenibacillus yonginensis genome segment TCCCCTTTGGACTGGTAAATCAATAGCTCGGACATGAAGTCGCCTCCTGATGTCAAATTAGGTTGAAGAAGAGAAGAGCCCTGCTTGTTCGGGGCCCTTCTTTCTAAACTGATTACTTGATTCCCAGTTTATCTCTGTTGGCCTGCATCTTCTCGCTGCGTATCTCAACGATTTTGCTCCAGTTGTTCTCATCAAGGAATTTCTTGTAAGCATCCAGCGTTTTATTGAAATCATCATCCGTCTTAGCTCTGATCAGACTAACGAGGGTCGTATTCCATGTAGTGTCAATTGCCGATAACGACCGTGCTTCCGGCGTACCTTGATCCGGGTTGATATTTTCCAGAATGAAATGGGGTTTCAGCTTGCCGTTGCCCCACTCCTGCAGCTGTTTGATCGCTTCCGGAGAGGAATCTTTATTCAGTGCTTTATAACGGTCGTGTCCAAAGAAAATAAATTCACCCATCCGGTAGTCCTTCTTGAACTTATCGGAATTGGTGAGCTGAAGCTCTTTCACAGCTGGCAAGAATTCTACCGTTCCATCCGAATTTTTCTTGTACGTTTCGCCTTCAATACCGAAGTTCACAAGCGCTTGGCCTTCGTCGCTCAGCAAATAAGTAAAGACTTGAATTGCTTTGGCTGGGTCCTTGGCTTTTTTCGTGATGTAGTTGATCATCCAGCCTGTAATCCCCGACTGGTTCAGTGTCGGCTGGTTGCCCACCGTGCTTTGTGGTCCGTCAACCGCAATGTATTTATCTTCAGGGTTATTGGTCATAAAAGTCTGCAGGTTGCCGCCTTGCTGAGGCACCCCGTCGAGCAGGATCGTCGCATATTTACCTGATTTCACCTTCTCTTCAAAAGCCGTACCGTCATCGGCAAAGCTGTCATCGCTGATATCGCCGTTGCGGTAAACGGTGTTAAGCGTTTTCAACCAGGTCAAGTAATCTTCATCCAGGTTGCGGTTATAGAACTTGCCGTCTTTGTCTTCCAGCGGAACGCCCAGATAGTCCTGAAGGACGTCGCCCAGCGAACCTGTACCGGTTCCGATCGAGTTGAAACCAAACGGAATCAGGGACGGGAACTGGCTTTTGATCTTCTCCATGGCACTAACAAACTCTTCCGGCGTCTTCATGCTAGGCTTGCCGATCGCCTCATAGACGTCCTGGCGGATAATGAAAGCCGTTTTAGCCGGAATGTCACCGCTGTCATAATCGGCCTGTGTATTGGAATAGTCCGGGTATCCATACGTTTTGCCGTCTTTCTGCTGGAACCAGTTCATCGTATCTTTGGCTGCTACCTGATTGAAATACGGATCATATTTCTCGGCCAGATCGTTAAGCGGCAGAGCCCATGTGGAGGCTTTCTGCGCAACAGCCGAATTGGAATCAAAAACAGTAATAATGTCAGGCATATCTCCGCCGGCGAAGAAGGTATTCAATTTCGTATCGTCACCGGTAATAAATTTGATGTTGATATTCAAATCTTCTTTAATTTTTTTGGTTACTGTATCTTTACCGAAGTCTGTATTCCACCAGTCCGCATTGACGTACCAGGTCAAATCGGTTGTTTCCTTTTTCGTATCCAGCTTCCATGCCGGTGTTGACGGGTCAGGTGTATAGCGGCCGTCCAAATCCGGAAGAGAAGCGCTTTTGCTCCCCCCTCCGCCACCGGAGCCGCAGGCGGTGATTGTCAGCATGACTGCCAGCAGGATGGCACCCAGCGAAAGTCCTTTTTTCCGCAATACTCTATTCATCTTTATCATGTTTGTTTACCTCCCTTTTTTATCAAAGCGATTACCCCTTGGACCAGACTTCACGTTAGTGTGCAGAATGTTTTTTATTCCTTCACCGCCCCCATCATAATGCCAGAGATAAAGTACCTTTGAAGCAATGGATAAATGACAACAATCGGCAGAGTGGTGATCACGATTGTCGCAAGTTGAACCCCTTTGGTGGTGGTTTCAATCACGGCCGAGCTTGCATTTTGCATGGACTGCGTCTGGGACTGCACAATGATCTCATACAGCTTCATCTGCAGCGGATATAAGGCCTGATCAGTAATGTACAGCTTAGTGGTCAAGAAATCATTCCACTGGCCGACCCCATTAAATAAAGCGATGGTAGCCATAGCCGGCATGGACAGAGGTATAAAAATCTTCAGGAAAATGCGCCATTCACCGGCACCGTCAATTTTCGCCGATTCTTCAAGGGCATCTGGCACATTGCGGAAGAAGTTCATCAGGATCACAACATCGTAATAACTGAAGAGGGCAGGAATAATGTACACCCAGAAGGTGTTTAACAGTCCCAGGGACTTAATCAGGAGATAGATCGGAATCATGCCGCCTGAGAAGAACATCGTGATGACACCCATCGCGACATACAATCGGCGTCCACGCAGATTTTTTTTGCTGAGCGCGTAACCGATCATCGCACAGAAGAAAACGTGAGTGACAACGCCAAGCACCGTCTTGGATACCGAGATGAAAAAGGCCTGCCAAATGCTGTCATCCTGGAATACGGCACGATAATTTTCCATAGAGAACTCGGGGCTCCAGAATATAAATCCGCCTTCTGCCAAAGCCCGCCCTGAGCTCAATGAGGAAATGATGACATTCCACAAAGGGATGATAATAACAAGGGTAATGATAATAAGCAGCGTTAAATTGAAGGCATTAAAGATACGGCTGTTTAAATCTTCCTTAATCGCCTTTCGATTCATGTAAATGCCTCCTCTTATAACACGGATTGATTGTCGTTCAGCTTGCTGGTCACTTTATTGGCTGTGACAAGCAGGATAACGGAAACAATGGAAACGCCCAAACCTACAGCGGTTGCGTAAGAGAAGTCCCCTTGAGTCAGACCCATACGATATACGTAGGAGTTGATGACCTCCGCCTT includes the following:
- a CDS encoding carbohydrate ABC transporter permease gives rise to the protein MNRKAIKEDLNSRIFNAFNLTLLIIITLVIIIPLWNVIISSLSSGRALAEGGFIFWSPEFSMENYRAVFQDDSIWQAFFISVSKTVLGVVTHVFFCAMIGYALSKKNLRGRRLYVAMGVITMFFSGGMIPIYLLIKSLGLLNTFWVYIIPALFSYYDVVILMNFFRNVPDALEESAKIDGAGEWRIFLKIFIPLSMPAMATIALFNGVGQWNDFLTTKLYITDQALYPLQMKLYEIIVQSQTQSMQNASSAVIETTTKGVQLATIVITTLPIVVIYPLLQRYFISGIMMGAVKE
- a CDS encoding sugar ABC transporter substrate-binding protein, producing the protein MIKMNRVLRKKGLSLGAILLAVMLTITACGSGGGGGSKSASLPDLDGRYTPDPSTPAWKLDTKKETTDLTWYVNADWWNTDFGKDTVTKKIKEDLNINIKFITGDDTKLNTFFAGGDMPDIITVFDSNSAVAQKASTWALPLNDLAEKYDPYFNQVAAKDTMNWFQQKDGKTYGYPDYSNTQADYDSGDIPAKTAFIIRQDVYEAIGKPSMKTPEEFVSAMEKIKSQFPSLIPFGFNSIGTGTGSLGDVLQDYLGVPLEDKDGKFYNRNLDEDYLTWLKTLNTVYRNGDISDDSFADDGTAFEEKVKSGKYATILLDGVPQQGGNLQTFMTNNPEDKYIAVDGPQSTVGNQPTLNQSGITGWMINYITKKAKDPAKAIQVFTYLLSDEGQALVNFGIEGETYKKNSDGTVEFLPAVKELQLTNSDKFKKDYRMGEFIFFGHDRYKALNKDSSPEAIKQLQEWGNGKLKPHFILENINPDQGTPEARSLSAIDTTWNTTLVSLIRAKTDDDFNKTLDAYKKFLDENNWSKIVEIRSEKMQANRDKLGIK